One window of the Thermasporomyces composti genome contains the following:
- a CDS encoding DUF2469 domain-containing protein, with product MSAEDLEKYETEMELQLYREYRDVVNIFKYVVETDRRFYLANHVDLKVRNEGGETYFEVTMSDAWVWDMYRPARFVKNVKVVTFKDVNIEELAKSDFDPPKDGF from the coding sequence ATGAGCGCCGAAGACCTCGAAAAGTACGAAACCGAGATGGAGCTCCAGCTCTATCGGGAGTACCGCGACGTCGTCAACATCTTCAAATACGTCGTCGAGACCGATCGACGCTTCTACCTCGCCAACCACGTTGACCTGAAGGTCCGCAACGAGGGCGGCGAAACGTACTTCGAGGTCACCATGTCCGACGCGTGGGTGTGGGACATGTACCGGCCCGCCCGCTTCGTGAAGAACGTCAAGGTCGTCACGTTCAAGGACGTCAACATCGAGGAGCTCGCGAAGAGCGACTTCGATCCACCCAAGGACGGCTTCTAG
- the lepB gene encoding signal peptidase I, with the protein MGSNEESRGKGSGGKGSRDRGNERSFWRELPVMVLLALGLALLIRTFLIQAFYIPSESMERTLLVGDRVLVNKLAYRLGEIQRGDVIVFNGADSWESEVVVPEPGSFAQRALQRVGELFGFSTVGEKDFIKRVIGLPGDRVQCCDEKDRILINGTPLEESSYIHPGDVPSQDPFNIVVPPGRVWVMGDHRSESADSRAHLSDPGNGTIPIDKVVGRAFMIVWPLDRLALLNRPEAYAEAGLAAPATPDLAENTAGTAALAGFAVGSAPVAAAVATVVPVVGTRRVLRRHRRRGERSPGRPHVDDSCRRGPHDHRSRRGPTRRPPRGPGSPRSTR; encoded by the coding sequence GTGGGGTCCAATGAGGAGTCGCGCGGCAAGGGCTCAGGCGGAAAGGGCTCTCGTGACCGTGGCAACGAGCGCTCCTTCTGGCGTGAGCTGCCCGTTATGGTCCTACTCGCCCTCGGGCTCGCGCTCCTGATCAGAACCTTTCTGATCCAGGCCTTCTACATCCCGTCGGAGTCGATGGAGCGCACGCTCCTCGTCGGCGACCGGGTGCTCGTCAACAAGCTCGCTTATCGGTTGGGCGAGATCCAACGCGGGGACGTCATCGTCTTCAACGGCGCGGACTCGTGGGAGAGCGAGGTCGTCGTCCCGGAGCCCGGGAGCTTCGCCCAGCGAGCCCTCCAACGGGTGGGGGAGTTGTTCGGGTTCTCCACGGTGGGCGAGAAGGACTTCATCAAGCGGGTCATCGGCTTGCCCGGCGACAGGGTGCAGTGCTGCGACGAGAAGGACCGCATCCTGATCAACGGCACGCCCCTGGAAGAGTCGTCCTACATCCACCCGGGTGACGTCCCCTCCCAGGACCCGTTCAACATCGTGGTGCCACCTGGTCGGGTCTGGGTCATGGGCGACCATCGGTCGGAGTCGGCCGACTCGCGAGCGCACCTCTCCGACCCCGGCAACGGCACGATCCCGATCGACAAGGTGGTCGGCCGGGCCTTCATGATCGTCTGGCCGCTCGACCGGTTGGCCCTCCTCAACCGGCCCGAGGCCTACGCCGAGGCCGGCCTCGCCGCGCCAGCCACGCCGGATCTGGCCGAGAACACCGCCGGCACCGCCGCGCTGGCCGGGTTCGCCGTGGGTTCTGCCCCGGTCGCCGCGGCGGTGGCGACCGTCGTCCCCGTGGTGGGAACCCGCCGCGTCCTCCGACGTCACCGGAGGCGTGGGGAGCGGTCGCCCGGTCGCCCACACGTCGACGACAGCTGTCGTCGAGGTCCGCACGATCACCGAAGCCGCCGCGGTCCCACCAGGCGTCCGCCCCGAGGTCCAGGGTCGCCGCGGTCGACCCGATGA
- the rplS gene encoding 50S ribosomal protein L19, with protein sequence MTTLDAVESAHLRSDIPSFQPGDTLRVHVKVVEGNRTRVQVFQGVCLRRSGSGIRETFTVRKVSFGVGVERTFPVHSPIIEKIEVASRGDVRRAKLYYLRGLHGKAAKIKERREPTPGQ encoded by the coding sequence ATGACCACGCTCGATGCCGTCGAGTCCGCCCATCTGCGCAGCGACATCCCGTCGTTCCAGCCGGGCGACACGCTCAGAGTTCACGTGAAGGTCGTCGAGGGCAACCGGACCCGGGTGCAGGTCTTCCAGGGCGTGTGCCTCAGGCGCAGTGGATCGGGGATCAGGGAGACGTTCACCGTCCGCAAGGTCAGCTTCGGCGTCGGTGTGGAGCGGACGTTCCCGGTGCACAGCCCGATCATTGAGAAGATCGAGGTCGCCTCGCGGGGTGACGTCCGCCGGGCCAAGCTGTACTACCTGCGTGGACTGCACGGTAAGGCCGCCAAGATCAAGGAGCGGCGGGAGCCAACTCCCGGGCAGTGA
- the trmD gene encoding tRNA (guanosine(37)-N1)-methyltransferase TrmD has protein sequence MRLDVVTIFPDYLAPLRLSLVGKAVAAGIVDLRVHDLREWTHDKHRTVDDTPAGGGPGMVMRPEPWGEALDTLAPPGGPQPRLVVPTPAGVPFTQALADEYAAEPWLLFACGRYEGIDQRVIDHAGQRMRVDEVSIGDYVLAGGEAAALVIIEAVVRLLPGVLGNPESLTEESHTGGLLEYPVYTKPAHWRGLDVPPVLLSGHHGRIARWRRDQALRRTARRRPDLLARLPAEALDARDREVLAEEGWVPEE, from the coding sequence GTGCGACTCGACGTCGTGACGATCTTCCCCGACTACCTCGCGCCGTTGCGCTTGTCGCTGGTCGGCAAGGCCGTCGCGGCGGGCATAGTGGATCTTCGGGTTCACGATCTGCGCGAGTGGACGCACGACAAGCACCGCACCGTCGACGACACGCCCGCTGGCGGCGGACCAGGCATGGTGATGCGGCCGGAGCCGTGGGGGGAGGCTCTGGACACGCTCGCCCCTCCGGGCGGGCCACAGCCTCGACTGGTCGTCCCCACGCCAGCTGGCGTGCCCTTCACACAAGCGTTGGCCGACGAGTACGCCGCTGAGCCGTGGCTGCTCTTCGCCTGTGGGCGTTATGAGGGGATCGACCAGCGGGTCATCGATCATGCCGGGCAGCGGATGCGGGTCGACGAGGTCTCCATCGGTGACTACGTGCTCGCCGGCGGCGAGGCCGCGGCGCTCGTGATCATCGAGGCGGTGGTCCGGCTCCTGCCCGGCGTCCTGGGCAACCCGGAGTCGCTCACCGAGGAGTCGCACACCGGCGGGCTCCTCGAGTACCCCGTCTACACCAAGCCGGCGCACTGGCGAGGCCTCGACGTCCCGCCCGTGCTGTTGTCCGGCCATCACGGTCGAATCGCTCGATGGCGCAGGGACCAGGCGCTTCGCCGGACGGCACGCCGCCGGCCGGACCTCTTGGCCCGCCTGCCCGCGGAGGCCCTGGACGCCAGGGATCGGGAGGTCCTGGCCGAGGAGGGGTGGGTACCGGAGGAGTGA
- the rimM gene encoding ribosome maturation factor RimM (Essential for efficient processing of 16S rRNA): MEVVVGRVGRAHGVRGEVAVDVRTDTPELRFAPGVVFSTEAGQLTVRSTRWHGSRLLVSFEGIHDRTAAERLRGVLLVADVPEDERLEDPDEFYDFQLVGLGVRTVDGEPVGEVTEVVHLPMQELLAVRRDDGSEVLVPFVSEIVPDVDLGSRTITIDPPPGLLSP; the protein is encoded by the coding sequence ATGGAGGTCGTGGTCGGACGGGTGGGGCGCGCACACGGTGTGCGCGGCGAGGTCGCGGTCGATGTCCGCACCGACACGCCGGAGCTTCGCTTCGCCCCTGGTGTGGTGTTCTCGACCGAGGCCGGCCAGCTGACCGTTCGGAGCACGCGCTGGCATGGGTCGCGACTGCTGGTCTCCTTCGAGGGGATTCACGACCGGACGGCCGCCGAGCGGTTGCGAGGAGTCCTGCTCGTCGCCGATGTCCCCGAGGACGAGCGCCTGGAGGACCCCGACGAGTTCTACGACTTCCAGCTCGTCGGGCTGGGCGTTCGAACGGTCGACGGTGAGCCGGTCGGTGAGGTGACCGAGGTCGTTCACCTGCCCATGCAGGAGCTGCTCGCGGTCCGTCGCGACGACGGCAGCGAGGTTCTCGTCCCGTTCGTCAGCGAGATCGTGCCCGACGTCGACCTCGGCTCCCGGACGATCACCATCGACCCGCCGCCGGGGCTCCTCTCCCCGTAA
- a CDS encoding RNA-binding protein, whose product MLAEALAHLVRGIVTHPDDVRVTVRNSRNRGRTFEVRVHPEDFGRVIGRRGRTAAAIRTVIGALGNGRSPRIDFVEARPSR is encoded by the coding sequence ATGCTCGCCGAGGCGCTGGCGCACCTGGTGCGCGGCATCGTTACGCACCCCGATGACGTGCGCGTCACCGTGCGAAACTCACGGAACCGAGGGCGCACGTTCGAGGTTCGGGTGCACCCGGAGGACTTCGGTCGGGTGATCGGACGTCGGGGACGGACGGCCGCCGCCATCCGTACCGTCATCGGCGCTCTCGGCAACGGTCGCAGCCCACGCATCGACTTCGTCGAGGCGCGCCCCAGCCGCTGA
- the rpsP gene encoding 30S ribosomal protein S16, which yields MAVKIRLKRMGKIRAPYYRIVVADSRTKRDGKTIDQVGKYNPKTDPSYIEVNSERVQYWLSVGAQPTEPVLAILKKTGDWQKFKGEPLPSEPLRVPEPKPDKRALFDQALREAHAEPAGEAVSSKKKNRKSKGEETEASASQDSEASESAAQSDADEGESEG from the coding sequence GTGGCCGTCAAGATCAGGCTGAAGCGCATGGGCAAGATCCGTGCGCCGTACTACCGGATTGTCGTCGCGGACTCGCGCACCAAGCGCGACGGGAAGACGATCGACCAGGTCGGCAAGTACAACCCCAAGACCGACCCCAGCTACATCGAGGTCAACTCCGAGCGCGTGCAGTACTGGCTGTCGGTGGGGGCGCAGCCGACCGAGCCGGTCCTCGCCATCTTGAAGAAGACCGGCGACTGGCAGAAGTTCAAGGGCGAGCCGCTGCCGTCGGAGCCACTGCGGGTTCCCGAGCCGAAGCCCGACAAGCGGGCTCTCTTCGACCAGGCTCTGCGGGAGGCTCACGCTGAGCCCGCGGGTGAGGCGGTGAGCAGCAAGAAGAAGAACCGCAAGTCGAAGGGCGAAGAGACCGAGGCATCGGCCTCCCAGGACTCCGAGGCCAGCGAGAGCGCCGCCCAGTCTGACGCGGACGAGGGTGAGAGCGAGGGCTGA
- a CDS encoding amidohydrolase family protein gives MTAHTGETFRVRGVTLPDGRHRDLYVVDGRISETPVSRAELVAEGYIVPGLVDAHCHVGLDANGAVPEDVQERQALQDRDAGTLLIRDAGSAADTRWIDQRPDLPRIIRAGRHIARPKRYIRNFGVEIEPSELVETVIEQARRGDGWVKLVGDWIDRDMGDLRPCWPDDELAAAVAAAHEEGARVTAHVFGEDALPALLAAGIDCIEHGTGLSPDLVETMAERGVALVPTRLQIDNFPEYASRGEVKFPAYAAHMRALYARVDETLRAAAEAGVPIYAGTDAGGVLPHGLIAKEIQLLHERVGLSRYDALAAGSWRAREWLGVHAGLDDGAPADFVVYPSNPLDDLGVLAHPARIVLRGRIVA, from the coding sequence GTGACGGCACACACGGGGGAGACGTTCCGCGTCCGGGGAGTCACCCTCCCCGATGGCCGCCACCGTGACCTTTACGTCGTCGACGGACGGATCAGCGAGACCCCGGTCAGCCGAGCCGAGCTCGTCGCGGAGGGCTACATCGTCCCGGGGCTCGTCGACGCGCATTGCCACGTGGGTCTCGACGCCAACGGCGCGGTGCCGGAGGATGTCCAGGAGCGCCAAGCCCTCCAAGATCGTGACGCCGGCACGCTCCTCATTCGGGACGCCGGAAGCGCGGCGGACACCCGGTGGATCGACCAGCGCCCCGACCTGCCGCGCATCATCCGGGCCGGCCGACACATCGCGCGCCCGAAGCGCTACATCCGCAACTTCGGCGTCGAGATCGAGCCGAGCGAGCTGGTCGAGACGGTGATCGAGCAAGCCCGCCGAGGTGACGGCTGGGTGAAGCTGGTCGGCGACTGGATCGACCGGGACATGGGTGACCTGCGGCCGTGCTGGCCCGACGACGAGCTCGCCGCCGCGGTCGCAGCGGCGCACGAGGAGGGCGCCCGGGTGACCGCCCACGTCTTCGGCGAGGACGCGCTCCCCGCTCTCCTCGCCGCCGGGATCGACTGCATCGAGCACGGCACCGGGCTTTCTCCGGACCTCGTCGAGACCATGGCCGAACGCGGCGTCGCGCTGGTGCCCACCCGTCTACAGATCGACAACTTCCCCGAGTACGCCAGCCGCGGCGAGGTGAAGTTCCCGGCGTACGCCGCGCACATGCGGGCCCTGTACGCCAGAGTGGATGAGACCTTGCGCGCGGCCGCGGAGGCCGGTGTTCCGATCTACGCCGGCACCGACGCGGGTGGTGTGCTGCCGCACGGTCTCATCGCGAAGGAGATCCAACTCCTGCACGAGCGTGTGGGGCTCTCCAGGTATGACGCGCTGGCGGCGGGCTCCTGGCGGGCGCGTGAGTGGCTGGGCGTCCACGCCGGCCTCGACGACGGTGCCCCGGCGGACTTCGTGGTCTACCCCTCCAACCCCCTCGACGACTTGGGCGTTCTGGCCCATCCAGCGCGAATCGTGCTCCGCGGCCGGATCGTCGCGTAG
- the ffh gene encoding signal recognition particle protein — MFATLQDRLEATFKRLRGKGRLTDADIDATCREIRIALLEADVALPVVREFIGHVKERARGAEVHQALNPAEQVIKIVHEELIQILGGDTRRLRFAKTPPTVILLCGLQGAGKTTLAGKLGRWLKEQGHQPLLVAADLQRPNAVEQLEIIGQRAGVAVFAPERGSGVGDPVDVARRSVEYAKSKLYDIVIVDTAGRLGVDEEMMRQAADIRDAIQPDEILFVVDAMIGQDAVTTAEAFRDGVGFDGVVLSKLDGDARGGAALSVRYVTGRPVMFASTGEKLEDFDVFHPDRMASRILGMGDVLTLIEAAERAFDEKQAAEVADKLKTEKGFTLEDFLAQMQAVRRMGPLSKILGMLPGLGEVRDQINQIDDRELDRIEAIIRSMTPAERADPKIINGSRRARIAKGSGTTVSDVNLLVERFLEARKVMSQLSQGKGLPGMPGLPGLSGMPGVGGGGRKGKKGKSKKQRAGRSGNPAKRARQESVAASESSDAAAAFRSPLGGSDLPDLLGPSAKAPDGFELPKEIRDLLSKDGQ; from the coding sequence GTGTTCGCCACACTTCAGGATCGTCTCGAAGCGACGTTCAAGCGCCTGCGCGGGAAGGGTCGGCTCACCGACGCCGACATCGACGCCACGTGCCGCGAGATCCGGATCGCGCTGCTCGAGGCCGACGTCGCCCTTCCGGTGGTGCGGGAGTTCATCGGCCACGTGAAGGAGCGCGCGCGGGGCGCGGAGGTCCACCAGGCGCTCAACCCCGCCGAGCAGGTCATCAAGATCGTTCACGAGGAGCTCATCCAGATCCTCGGTGGCGACACCCGACGACTGCGCTTCGCCAAGACACCCCCGACGGTGATCTTGCTCTGCGGCCTCCAGGGTGCCGGTAAGACCACGCTGGCGGGCAAGCTCGGTCGCTGGCTGAAGGAGCAGGGGCATCAGCCGTTGCTCGTGGCTGCCGACCTGCAGCGTCCGAACGCCGTCGAGCAGTTGGAGATCATCGGTCAGCGCGCCGGTGTGGCGGTCTTCGCCCCCGAACGGGGCAGTGGTGTCGGCGATCCCGTCGACGTGGCTCGGCGCAGTGTCGAGTACGCCAAGAGCAAGCTCTACGACATCGTGATCGTCGACACCGCCGGGCGCCTGGGCGTCGACGAGGAGATGATGCGTCAGGCGGCCGACATCCGCGACGCGATCCAGCCCGACGAGATCTTGTTCGTCGTCGACGCGATGATCGGTCAGGATGCCGTCACGACCGCCGAGGCGTTCCGGGACGGCGTGGGCTTCGACGGCGTCGTGCTGTCCAAGCTCGACGGCGACGCCCGGGGTGGCGCCGCGCTGTCCGTGCGCTACGTGACGGGCCGGCCGGTGATGTTCGCGTCGACGGGCGAGAAGCTCGAGGACTTCGACGTCTTCCATCCCGACCGGATGGCGTCCCGCATCCTCGGGATGGGTGACGTCCTCACCCTCATCGAGGCGGCCGAGCGGGCGTTCGACGAGAAGCAGGCCGCCGAGGTCGCCGACAAGCTCAAAACCGAGAAGGGCTTCACCCTCGAGGACTTCCTCGCCCAGATGCAGGCGGTCCGCAGGATGGGGCCGTTGTCGAAGATCCTCGGCATGCTGCCCGGCCTCGGCGAGGTTCGCGACCAGATCAACCAGATCGACGACCGCGAGCTCGACCGGATCGAGGCGATCATCCGGTCCATGACGCCCGCCGAGCGGGCCGACCCGAAGATCATCAACGGCTCACGCCGAGCGCGCATCGCCAAGGGTTCGGGCACCACCGTGTCCGACGTCAACCTGCTGGTCGAGCGGTTCCTCGAGGCTCGCAAGGTGATGAGCCAGCTCAGCCAGGGCAAGGGTCTCCCCGGCATGCCTGGGCTGCCCGGGCTTTCCGGCATGCCGGGCGTGGGAGGCGGTGGCCGTAAGGGCAAGAAGGGCAAGAGCAAGAAGCAGCGTGCCGGTCGGTCCGGAAACCCCGCCAAGCGGGCGCGTCAGGAGAGCGTCGCCGCCTCGGAGAGCTCCGACGCTGCGGCGGCGTTCCGCTCGCCACTGGGCGGGAGCGACCTGCCGGACCTGCTCGGTCCCTCGGCCAAGGCGCCCGACGGGTTCGAGCTGCCCAAGGAGATTCGCGACCTGCTCTCGAAGGACGGCCAGTGA
- a CDS encoding [protein-PII] uridylyltransferase has protein sequence MSADQTRCSGVRDQTRSQRLTRGRTGWTGRPRVDPSTRHPPSPSSASPDDASRATPWASRRAERTRAADARLRSLFTAAIDPPSTSSTGEDTGAAEEGASDGSGRRRGVALVALGGYGRGELSVASDLDVLLLHDERCPDVGAVAERLWYPLWDDGTRLDHSVRTLDEALDAARTDLRSALAMLDARHVAGDAGLTLQLRATLLTTWRRQAHRWLPELAESCRERAERFGDLAHLLEPDLKEARGGLRDGVVLRALAATWLVEVPHGTLMRLRSELLDIRDVLHQVAGRRPTDRLIADLQPEVARGCGLPDRDALLRYVFRLGRAMNQVFDVAWRRVGRALAVRWERRVPRPRPRPGPVLRPLAPGVATVDGEVVLAVDARPSADPLLPLRVAYCAADRGLLLPPRTAAQLARECVALPEPWPAEARRLLTALLGSGPDLVPVWEALDQAGLIADVLPEWDRVRWAPQYSPVHRYTVDRHLLETCVEAARLVRRVQRPDLLLVAALLHDIGKGGAGPTRDTGFVDHSVVGAKLVPRIASRWGFEPRDVATLTTLVRHHLLLVEAATRRDIDDPATIRGVADVLHDVETLELVAALTEADARATGPAAWTPWRADLTSRLVSRVRSHLARGRPPSPSPLRPWQRTMARRGVPDVVVEPKVWPDAIRVTVVARDRRGLLATVASVLAAARLSVRTASVHTVDDMGVSVWTVAGDLPDASALRERLRAAITGAVEAVGSTDTRDRPVGVRDRRRATVLPAETSLLGTRATGPAVEPPPEVRIVAGASSRATVLEVHAHDRPGLFRDICLELARAGCSVRSAHVSTWGGEAVDVFYLTAGDGRPLGEHEADQLRRTLQMSLRSAAGPKPAMRTTTRDRRQRGRP, from the coding sequence GTGAGCGCGGACCAGACGCGCTGTAGCGGTGTGAGAGACCAGACGAGGTCTCAACGGTTGACCCGTGGCCGAACGGGATGGACCGGCCGGCCACGGGTCGATCCGTCGACACGGCACCCCCCATCGCCGTCCTCAGCGTCACCTGACGACGCCTCGAGGGCGACGCCGTGGGCGTCGCGGCGTGCCGAGCGCACGCGGGCTGCCGACGCGCGGCTGCGCTCTCTCTTCACCGCGGCCATCGACCCTCCGTCGACCAGCTCGACGGGCGAGGACACCGGCGCAGCGGAGGAGGGGGCGAGCGACGGCTCGGGCCGACGGCGTGGCGTGGCGCTCGTCGCGCTCGGCGGCTACGGGCGTGGGGAGTTGTCGGTCGCGAGTGACCTCGACGTTCTCCTCCTGCACGACGAACGGTGCCCGGACGTGGGCGCGGTGGCGGAGCGTCTCTGGTACCCGCTCTGGGATGACGGAACGCGCCTCGACCACAGTGTTCGGACGCTCGACGAGGCCCTCGACGCGGCGAGAACCGACCTGCGGTCCGCGTTGGCGATGCTCGACGCCCGCCACGTCGCGGGCGACGCCGGCCTGACCCTCCAGCTCCGCGCCACGCTGCTCACCACCTGGCGTCGCCAAGCTCACCGCTGGCTCCCGGAGTTGGCCGAGAGCTGTCGGGAGCGCGCGGAGAGGTTCGGAGATCTGGCCCATCTGCTGGAACCGGATCTGAAGGAGGCGCGTGGCGGGTTACGCGACGGCGTCGTGCTCCGAGCACTGGCGGCCACCTGGCTGGTGGAGGTGCCGCACGGCACGCTCATGCGGCTGCGGTCGGAGCTGCTGGACATCCGAGACGTCCTCCACCAGGTGGCGGGTCGTCGACCGACGGACCGGCTGATCGCCGACCTCCAACCGGAGGTGGCGCGCGGCTGCGGACTGCCCGACCGTGACGCCTTGTTGCGGTACGTGTTCCGGCTGGGGCGGGCCATGAACCAGGTCTTCGACGTCGCCTGGCGGAGGGTTGGCCGAGCGCTCGCGGTCCGGTGGGAACGCCGGGTTCCACGGCCGCGGCCGCGTCCCGGGCCAGTCCTCCGGCCGCTGGCACCCGGAGTCGCGACGGTCGACGGGGAGGTGGTCCTGGCGGTCGACGCCCGTCCGAGCGCGGACCCGCTGCTGCCGTTGCGCGTGGCCTACTGCGCCGCCGATCGCGGGCTCCTGCTGCCACCGCGGACGGCGGCACAGCTGGCCCGCGAGTGTGTGGCGCTGCCCGAGCCCTGGCCGGCTGAGGCGCGACGGTTGCTCACAGCGCTGCTGGGAAGCGGCCCTGATCTGGTGCCGGTGTGGGAGGCGCTTGATCAGGCCGGGCTGATCGCTGACGTGCTCCCCGAGTGGGATCGGGTGCGCTGGGCGCCGCAGTACTCCCCGGTCCACCGGTACACGGTCGACCGACACCTGCTCGAGACCTGCGTCGAGGCGGCTCGCCTGGTCCGCCGTGTCCAGCGTCCGGACTTGCTCCTCGTCGCGGCCCTGCTGCACGACATCGGCAAGGGTGGCGCTGGTCCGACCCGTGACACCGGGTTCGTCGATCACAGCGTCGTCGGCGCGAAGCTGGTCCCGCGCATCGCGTCACGGTGGGGCTTCGAGCCGCGGGACGTCGCCACGCTGACCACCCTCGTCCGTCACCACCTGCTCCTCGTCGAGGCCGCCACGCGTCGCGACATCGACGATCCCGCGACGATCCGCGGGGTCGCGGACGTGCTCCACGATGTCGAGACGTTGGAGCTGGTGGCCGCGCTCACCGAGGCGGACGCGAGGGCCACCGGCCCGGCGGCCTGGACACCATGGCGGGCGGATCTCACCAGCCGGCTGGTCTCGCGCGTTCGCAGCCACCTCGCCCGTGGCCGGCCACCATCGCCGTCGCCCCTGCGGCCCTGGCAGCGGACGATGGCTCGACGCGGCGTCCCCGATGTCGTGGTGGAGCCGAAGGTCTGGCCGGACGCCATCCGGGTGACCGTGGTGGCACGAGACCGCCGGGGCCTGCTGGCCACGGTGGCGAGCGTGCTTGCCGCGGCTCGGCTCTCGGTGCGGACGGCGTCGGTGCACACGGTCGACGACATGGGCGTCTCGGTGTGGACGGTGGCCGGCGACCTGCCGGACGCCTCGGCGCTTCGGGAACGCCTGAGGGCGGCGATCACCGGCGCGGTCGAGGCGGTCGGATCCACCGACACGCGCGACCGCCCCGTCGGAGTGCGCGACCGGCGACGGGCCACCGTCCTTCCCGCGGAGACGTCGTTGCTCGGGACGCGAGCGACCGGGCCCGCGGTCGAACCTCCGCCCGAGGTTCGGATCGTGGCCGGGGCGTCCAGCCGGGCCACGGTCCTCGAAGTGCACGCCCACGACCGTCCCGGCCTGTTCCGCGACATCTGCCTGGAGCTGGCCCGCGCGGGCTGCTCCGTCCGCTCAGCCCACGTGAGCACCTGGGGCGGTGAGGCCGTCGATGTCTTCTACCTCACAGCCGGTGACGGGCGGCCGCTCGGCGAGCACGAAGCGGACCAGCTTCGTCGTACCCTGCAGATGTCGCTGAGGTCGGCGGCCGGCCCGAAGCCGGCGATGCGGACGACGACGCGCGACCGTCGCCAACGCGGTCGTCCGTGA
- a CDS encoding P-II family nitrogen regulator: MKLVTAVIKPHRLDEVRAALEAFGVRGMTISEASGYGRQKGHTEVYRGAEYEVDLVPKVRLEILTDDDDVEDVVEVVTKSAHTGKIGDGKVWVVPVETVVRVRTGERGPDAL; the protein is encoded by the coding sequence ATGAAGTTGGTCACAGCGGTCATCAAACCGCACCGGCTGGACGAGGTCCGCGCCGCGCTGGAGGCGTTCGGCGTCCGAGGCATGACGATCAGCGAGGCCAGCGGGTACGGCCGGCAGAAGGGACACACCGAGGTCTACCGCGGCGCGGAGTACGAGGTGGACCTCGTGCCCAAGGTTCGGTTGGAGATCCTCACGGACGACGACGACGTCGAGGACGTCGTCGAGGTCGTGACCAAGAGCGCCCACACCGGCAAGATCGGCGACGGCAAGGTCTGGGTCGTTCCGGTCGAGACCGTCGTCCGGGTGCGTACGGGTGAGCGCGGACCAGACGCGCTGTAG